The following proteins are co-located in the Triticum aestivum cultivar Chinese Spring chromosome 1A, IWGSC CS RefSeq v2.1, whole genome shotgun sequence genome:
- the LOC123185703 gene encoding probable thionin-2.3 codes for MRGQLAPARSPINSGDAKVLLHLISSHLSVIHFNHRVCVKELNMAMRGNNVKTLALMLVVVGLVALQQTQQVQASHCCCHLDSVPTYFKCREKSDSTVSECCGSSDGYISDAAGFECKSGFIDIETALQAVNYCKLGCKASLCNKVTPSGKDAMERCTSGCHDLCTKNNAEIAQVVTA; via the exons ATGCGTGGCCAGCTCGCTCCAGCCAGATCTCCTATAAATAGTGGCGATGCCAAGGTGTTGcttcatctcatctcatctcatctcagcGTCATTCATTTCAATCACCGTGTGTGTGTGAAAGAACTGAACATGGCCATGAGAGGCAACAATGTCAAGACCTTGGCGTTGATGCTCGTAGTTGTGGGTCTTGTGGCACTCCAGCAAACCCAGCAAGTACAAGCATCCCACTGTTGTTGCCATCTAGACTCCGTCCCTACCTACTTTAAGTGCCGCGAGAAATCTGATAGCACCGTCTCAGAGTGCTGCGGTTCTTCTGATGGCTATATATCAGACGCCGCTGGATTTGAATGCAAGTCCGGTTTTATAGATATAGAGACAGCACTGCAAG CCGTCAACTACTGCAAGCTGGGGTGCAAGGCTTCCTTGTGCAACAAAGTAACTCCATCTG GGAAAGATGCCATGGAACGCTGCACTAGTGGATGCCACGATCTGTGCACCAAGAACAATGCCGAAATTGCGCAAGTCGTCACAGCTTAA
- the LOC123069112 gene encoding thionin-like isoform X1: MVMRGGNSSVKTMAVMLAVVGLVALQQTQRVQASVCCCLDLAVPVYYTCRGSSGTMLQCCPTCGGYVSVGGCRPPYVPISGYHTTAVNYCKLGCTASVCNTLTSSAVVGSGNEGNDDMERCTSGCHDLCTKSNTDIAKVHNA; the protein is encoded by the exons ATGGTGATGAGAGGCGGCAACAGCAGCGTCAAGACCATGGCAGTGATGCTTGCAGTTGTGGGTCTTGTGGCCCTGCAGCAAACACAGCGAGTGCAAGCTAGCGTGTGTTGCTGTTTAGACCTGGCGGTCCCTGTGTACTATACATGCCGCGGCTCTTCTGGTACCATGTTGCAGTGTTGCCCTACGTGTGGTGGCTATGTATCAGTCGGTGGATGCAGGCCCCCTTATGTCCCCATAT CTGGCTACCACACAACAGCCGTCAACTACTGCAAGCTGGGGTGCACGGCTTCCGTGTGCAACACATTAACTTCATCTG CAGTTGTTGGAAGTGGCAACGAAGGAAATGATGACATGGAACGTTGTACCAGTGGATGCCATGATCTATGCACCAAGAGCAACACTGACATTGCAAAAGTCCATAATGCTTAA
- the LOC123069112 gene encoding thionin-like isoform X2, whose amino-acid sequence MVMRGGNSSVKTMAVMLAVVGLVALQQTQRVQASVCCCLDLAVPVYYTCRGSSGTMLQCCPTCGGYVSVGGCRPPYVPISGYHTTAVNYCKLGCTASVCNTLTSSVVGSGNEGNDDMERCTSGCHDLCTKSNTDIAKVHNA is encoded by the exons ATGGTGATGAGAGGCGGCAACAGCAGCGTCAAGACCATGGCAGTGATGCTTGCAGTTGTGGGTCTTGTGGCCCTGCAGCAAACACAGCGAGTGCAAGCTAGCGTGTGTTGCTGTTTAGACCTGGCGGTCCCTGTGTACTATACATGCCGCGGCTCTTCTGGTACCATGTTGCAGTGTTGCCCTACGTGTGGTGGCTATGTATCAGTCGGTGGATGCAGGCCCCCTTATGTCCCCATAT CTGGCTACCACACAACAGCCGTCAACTACTGCAAGCTGGGGTGCACGGCTTCCGTGTGCAACACATTAACTTCATCTG TTGTTGGAAGTGGCAACGAAGGAAATGATGACATGGAACGTTGTACCAGTGGATGCCATGATCTATGCACCAAGAGCAACACTGACATTGCAAAAGTCCATAATGCTTAA